The following coding sequences are from one bacterium window:
- a CDS encoding NADH-quinone oxidoreductase subunit M has translation MMLLSIAAANPSPAPVTVPGAGIFSSSLLLSLSIWVPVAVAVAIAAMPNPRGRFDVLMKQIAFFTNFGLVFVLFIAYSQFETFLPNMQYEEKVPWLTAVGATYHLGVDGPGMTMLILSGLIGIASVLASLGVRERVRAYFCLLLLTQGAINGAIVARDMFVLVLFWSAAAVPVAILILGWGGTRRQGAAWRLLAYWGLGTGALVLATMTLYAAAGGTSFDMDVLLKATINPRVQLAAGVLLLVAAATRLPLFPLHGWIRDAYAEAPVGVAVVVAGSASRLGGYLLLRTLVTAEHDAAHLLSPLLAVLAALTVGYAGIAALRSNDIRHAAAHLALIPGGITVLALAALSPLSIAGGVLSLFSGGLAAALIVGACATVADRAQSRNLLVLGGLAARMPKLAWLLVLASLGVLGVPLLASFPAELMTFFGAFKTQPVGAFAVAAGLAVGAVALAVLLRRVLFGSPVPDTPGVSDASLGETWYLGLLAGGLLWVGLFPGGPKLPGTDTPLFDPGLVNVMSAGLTEIASPYTGATP, from the coding sequence ATGATGCTGCTGAGCATCGCCGCCGCCAACCCTTCGCCCGCGCCCGTGACCGTCCCGGGCGCCGGCATCTTTTCGTCATCGCTCCTCCTGAGCCTGTCGATTTGGGTCCCCGTCGCCGTCGCCGTGGCCATCGCCGCCATGCCCAACCCGCGCGGCCGCTTCGACGTGTTGATGAAGCAGATCGCGTTCTTCACCAACTTCGGCCTGGTCTTCGTCCTGTTCATCGCCTACAGCCAGTTCGAAACCTTCCTGCCCAACATGCAGTACGAGGAGAAGGTCCCATGGCTCACGGCCGTCGGCGCCACCTATCACCTCGGCGTGGATGGGCCCGGGATGACGATGCTCATCCTGTCAGGGCTCATCGGCATCGCCTCTGTGCTCGCGTCACTCGGGGTGCGCGAGCGGGTGCGTGCCTATTTCTGCCTGCTGCTGCTCACACAGGGGGCCATCAACGGCGCGATCGTCGCCAGGGACATGTTCGTGCTCGTGCTCTTCTGGAGCGCCGCTGCCGTTCCCGTCGCGATCCTGATCCTCGGTTGGGGCGGAACGCGCCGGCAGGGCGCCGCCTGGAGGCTGCTGGCCTACTGGGGACTTGGGACCGGCGCGCTCGTGCTGGCGACGATGACGCTGTACGCCGCCGCCGGCGGCACCAGCTTCGACATGGACGTGCTGCTCAAGGCGACGATCAACCCGCGTGTGCAGCTGGCGGCCGGCGTCCTCCTGCTCGTCGCCGCAGCGACCCGTCTCCCGCTGTTTCCCCTCCACGGATGGATTCGCGATGCCTATGCCGAGGCTCCGGTCGGAGTGGCGGTCGTCGTTGCCGGAAGCGCCTCCCGACTTGGCGGCTACCTCCTGCTGCGCACCCTGGTCACCGCCGAGCACGACGCCGCCCACCTGCTGTCTCCCCTGCTCGCCGTCCTCGCCGCCCTGACCGTCGGTTATGCGGGAATCGCCGCGCTCCGATCGAACGACATCAGGCATGCCGCCGCCCACCTGGCGTTGATCCCCGGAGGGATCACCGTCCTCGCGCTCGCCGCCCTGTCCCCGCTGAGCATTGCCGGAGGCGTGCTCTCGTTGTTCTCGGGCGGGCTGGCCGCGGCGCTGATCGTGGGGGCGTGCGCGACCGTGGCGGATCGCGCCCAGTCGCGAAATCTCCTGGTCCTCGGTGGACTGGCGGCGCGGATGCCGAAGCTCGCCTGGCTTCTGGTCCTCGCGTCGCTCGGCGTGCTGGGCGTGCCCCTGCTCGCGAGCTTCCCGGCGGAGCTCATGACGTTTTTCGGCGCCTTCAAAACGCAGCCGGTGGGTGCCTTCGCCGTCGCCGCCGGCCTGGCGGTGGGAGCCGTCGCGCTGGCGGTTCTCCTGCGCCGGGTGCTGTTCGGCTCGCCCGTTCCCGACACCCCCGGGGTGTCCGACGCATCGCTGGGTGAGACCTGGTACTTGGGGCTTCTGGCGGGTGGGCTGCTGTGGGTCGGGTTGTTCCCGGGCGGCCCCAAGCTGCCTGGCACCGACACCCCGCTCTTCGACCCGGGCCTGGTCAACGTGATGAGCGCCGGCCTCACCGAGATCGCGTCGCCTTACACCGGGGCCACACCATGA